In the Kribbella sp. NBC_00482 genome, one interval contains:
- a CDS encoding NADH-quinone oxidoreductase subunit D, which yields MTATDPYATTRDTTEGKVFTVTGQDWDSVVSGLDEEPEERVVVNMGPQHPSTHGVLRLILELDGENVTEARCGIGYLHTGIEKNMEFRSWVQGVTFVTRMDYLSPFYNEAAYCLAVERLLGIEDEIPDKANVMRVLLMELNRISSHLVCIATGGMEIGALTVMTIGFREREKTLDLFELITGLRMNHAFIRPGGVAQDLPPGALDKIREYITWMNKHLKEYAELCNANPILKARLQNVGYLDLAGCMALGISGPTVRSTGYALDLRKSQPYCGYETYDFDVPTWDSSDSYGRFRVRLQEMHESLKIVEQCADRLEKMEGQPVMVADKKIGWPSQLAVGADGMGNSLDHIKHIMGESMEALIHHFKLVTEGFRVPAGQAYVAIESPRGEMGAHVVSDGGTKPYRVHFRDPSFANLQAMPIMCEGGQVADVIVAVASLDPVMGGVDR from the coding sequence ATGACCGCAACAGATCCGTACGCGACCACCCGGGACACCACCGAGGGCAAGGTCTTCACCGTCACCGGCCAGGACTGGGACTCGGTCGTGTCCGGCCTCGACGAGGAGCCCGAAGAGCGCGTCGTCGTCAACATGGGCCCGCAGCACCCGTCCACGCACGGCGTGCTCCGGCTGATCCTCGAGCTCGACGGTGAGAACGTGACCGAGGCCCGCTGCGGCATCGGCTACCTGCACACCGGTATCGAGAAGAACATGGAGTTCCGCTCCTGGGTGCAGGGCGTCACGTTCGTCACCCGGATGGACTACCTGTCGCCGTTCTACAACGAGGCGGCGTACTGCCTGGCGGTCGAGCGGCTGCTCGGGATCGAGGACGAGATCCCGGACAAGGCGAACGTGATGCGGGTGCTCCTCATGGAGCTCAACCGGATCAGCAGCCACCTGGTCTGCATCGCCACCGGCGGTATGGAGATCGGCGCGCTGACCGTGATGACGATCGGCTTCCGCGAGCGTGAGAAGACCCTGGACCTGTTCGAGCTGATCACCGGCCTGCGGATGAACCACGCGTTCATCCGGCCGGGCGGTGTCGCGCAGGACCTGCCGCCGGGTGCGCTGGACAAGATCCGCGAGTACATCACGTGGATGAACAAGCACCTCAAGGAGTACGCCGAGCTCTGCAACGCCAACCCGATCTTGAAGGCGCGGCTGCAGAACGTCGGCTACCTGGACCTGGCCGGCTGCATGGCGCTCGGCATCTCCGGCCCGACGGTCCGCTCCACCGGCTACGCGCTGGACCTGCGCAAGAGCCAGCCGTACTGCGGTTACGAGACGTACGACTTCGACGTACCGACCTGGGACTCCTCGGACTCCTACGGGCGGTTCCGGGTGCGGCTGCAGGAGATGCACGAGTCGCTGAAGATCGTCGAGCAGTGCGCCGACCGGCTGGAGAAGATGGAAGGCCAGCCGGTGATGGTCGCCGACAAGAAGATCGGCTGGCCGAGCCAGCTGGCCGTCGGCGCCGACGGGATGGGCAACTCGCTCGACCACATCAAGCACATCATGGGCGAGTCGATGGAAGCGCTGATCCATCACTTCAAGCTGGTCACCGAGGGCTTCCGGGTCCCGGCCGGCCAGGCGTACGTGGCGATCGAGTCGCCGCGCGGCGAGATGGGTGCGCACGTCGTCTCCGACGGCGGCACCAAGCCGTACCGGGTGCACTTCCGTGACCCGTCCTTCGCAAACCTGCAGGCGATGCCGATCATGTGCGAGGGCGGCCAGGTCGCCGACGTGATCGTCGCCGTCGCCAGCCTTGACCCGGTGATGGGTGGAGTGGACCGCTAA
- a CDS encoding demethylmenaquinone methyltransferase: MTRADLSKDPQAVAAMFDNVAEGYDRTNAVATMGLEKLYWRPATLAAIAPRKGLKILDLAAGTGASSINLREAGAEVVSCDFSVGMLRVGKRRHPELDLVAGDALRLPFADDTFDVVTISWALRNVNDVAAALAEMLRVTRPGGRLVVLEQSHPTWKPFRVVYLEYMMRAVPAVAKVVSTNPEAYEYLAESTRAWLPQEPLARAIEGAGWTRVQWRNLTGGLVAIHRAVKAG; this comes from the coding sequence GTGACGCGCGCAGATCTGAGCAAGGACCCGCAGGCCGTGGCGGCCATGTTCGACAACGTGGCCGAGGGGTACGACCGGACCAACGCGGTCGCGACGATGGGGCTGGAGAAGCTGTACTGGCGGCCCGCGACGCTGGCCGCGATCGCGCCGCGGAAGGGGCTGAAGATCCTCGACCTGGCGGCCGGGACCGGCGCGTCCAGCATCAACCTGCGCGAGGCGGGCGCCGAGGTGGTGTCCTGCGACTTCTCGGTCGGCATGCTCCGGGTCGGCAAGCGCCGGCACCCCGAGCTCGACCTGGTCGCGGGAGACGCCCTGAGGCTGCCGTTCGCCGACGACACGTTCGACGTGGTGACGATCTCCTGGGCGCTGCGGAACGTCAACGACGTCGCGGCCGCCCTGGCGGAGATGTTGCGGGTGACCCGCCCCGGCGGGCGGCTCGTCGTACTGGAGCAGTCGCACCCCACCTGGAAGCCGTTCCGGGTCGTGTACCTGGAGTACATGATGCGGGCCGTGCCGGCGGTGGCGAAGGTCGTGTCGACCAACCCCGAGGCGTACGAGTACCTGGCGGAGTCGACGCGCGCCTGGCTGCCCCAGGAGCCGCTGGCCCGGGCGATCGAGGGCGCCGGGTGGACCCGCGTCCAGTGGCGTAACCTGACCGGCGGCCTGGTCGCCATCCACCGAGCCGTGAAGGCCGGTTAA
- the nuoF gene encoding NADH-quinone oxidoreductase subunit NuoF — MVDTLTPVLSDNWDQINAWQLASYQRTGGYDALRKALTLQPADVVATVKDSGLRGRGGAGFPTGMKWSFIPQDNPKPKYLVVNADESEPGTCKDIPLMMASPHTLVEGVIISSYAIRASVAFIYVRGEVLHVIRRLQQAVQEAKDAGFIGQNILGSGYDLDVVVHAGAGAYICGEETALLDSLEGRRGQPRLRPPFPAVAGLYGCPTVINNVESIASVPVIIKNGADWFSSMGTEKSKGMTLYSLSGHVTRPGQYEAPMGITLRQLIDLAGGIREGHELKFWTPGGSSTPLLTAENLDVPLDYEGVGSVGSMLGTKALQIFDETTCVVRSVLRWTEFYKHESCGKCTPCREGTWWLVQILERLEHGKGTEEDLATLLDLCENITGRSFCALADGATAPITSSIAHFKDEYLAHFENGGCPFDPMASTVFATAGASA; from the coding sequence ATGGTGGACACGCTGACCCCGGTGCTTTCCGACAACTGGGACCAGATCAACGCCTGGCAGCTGGCGTCGTACCAGCGCACCGGCGGGTACGACGCGCTGCGCAAGGCGCTCACCCTGCAGCCGGCCGATGTCGTTGCCACGGTCAAGGACTCCGGTCTGCGCGGCCGTGGCGGCGCGGGCTTCCCGACCGGGATGAAGTGGTCCTTCATCCCGCAGGACAACCCGAAGCCGAAGTACCTGGTGGTGAACGCGGACGAGTCCGAGCCGGGCACCTGCAAGGACATCCCGCTGATGATGGCCTCGCCGCACACGCTGGTCGAGGGCGTCATCATCTCGTCCTATGCGATCCGGGCGTCCGTCGCGTTCATCTACGTCCGCGGTGAGGTCCTGCACGTGATCCGCCGGCTGCAGCAGGCGGTCCAGGAGGCCAAGGACGCCGGCTTCATCGGCCAGAACATCCTCGGCAGCGGCTACGACCTCGACGTGGTCGTGCACGCCGGCGCCGGCGCCTACATCTGCGGCGAGGAGACGGCGCTGCTGGACTCGCTGGAAGGACGTCGCGGTCAACCTCGGCTGCGTCCTCCCTTCCCGGCCGTGGCCGGTCTGTACGGGTGCCCCACTGTTATCAACAACGTCGAGTCGATCGCGTCGGTTCCCGTCATCATCAAGAACGGCGCGGACTGGTTCTCCTCGATGGGCACCGAGAAGTCCAAGGGCATGACGCTGTACTCGCTGTCCGGGCACGTCACCCGCCCGGGCCAGTACGAGGCGCCGATGGGCATCACGCTCCGGCAGCTGATCGACCTGGCCGGCGGTATCCGCGAGGGGCACGAGCTGAAGTTCTGGACCCCGGGCGGGTCCTCAACCCCGCTGCTCACCGCCGAGAACCTCGACGTACCACTGGACTACGAGGGCGTCGGGTCGGTCGGTTCGATGCTGGGCACGAAGGCGCTGCAGATCTTCGACGAGACCACCTGCGTGGTCCGCTCGGTGCTGCGGTGGACCGAGTTCTACAAGCACGAGTCCTGCGGCAAGTGCACGCCGTGCCGCGAAGGCACGTGGTGGCTGGTGCAGATCCTCGAGCGGCTGGAGCACGGCAAGGGCACCGAGGAGGACCTGGCCACCCTGCTTGACCTGTGCGAGAACATCACCGGCCGCTCGTTCTGCGCACTGGCCGACGGTGCGACCGCGCCGATCACCAGCTCGATCGCGCACTTCAAGGACGAGTACCTGGCGCACTTCGAGAACGGCGGCTGCCCGTTCGACCCGATGGCAAGCACTGTCTTCGCGACTGCTGGAGCTAGCGCATGA
- the nuoE gene encoding NADH-quinone oxidoreductase subunit NuoE — protein MAENHTTATDKTVPYSTGDSKITDATIAEMREIAARYPVARSALLPMLHLVQSVEGRVTPEGIEACADVLELTGAEVSAVATFYTMYKRRPVGDYHVGVCTNTLCAVMGGDLIFDRLKQHLDVGNDETTEDGKITLEHLECNAACDYAPVMMVNWEFFDDMTPESATQLVDDLRDGTEVKSPRGATICTWREAERVLAGYTDGRADEGPTGGKATLAGLRLARERNWSAPNGSETPKEG, from the coding sequence ATGGCCGAGAACCACACGACTGCTACCGACAAGACGGTGCCGTACAGCACCGGCGACTCGAAGATCACCGACGCCACGATCGCGGAGATGCGCGAGATCGCGGCGCGGTACCCGGTCGCCCGGTCCGCGCTGCTGCCGATGCTGCACCTGGTGCAGTCTGTCGAGGGCCGGGTCACCCCGGAGGGCATCGAGGCCTGCGCCGACGTGCTCGAACTGACCGGCGCCGAGGTGTCGGCGGTGGCCACCTTCTACACGATGTACAAGCGCCGTCCGGTCGGCGATTACCACGTCGGCGTCTGCACCAACACGCTGTGCGCGGTGATGGGCGGCGACTTGATCTTCGACCGGCTGAAGCAGCACCTCGACGTCGGCAACGACGAGACCACCGAGGACGGCAAGATCACCCTCGAGCACCTCGAGTGCAACGCCGCCTGCGACTACGCGCCGGTGATGATGGTCAACTGGGAGTTCTTCGACGACATGACGCCGGAGTCCGCTACCCAGCTGGTCGACGACCTGCGGGACGGCACCGAGGTGAAGTCGCCGCGCGGTGCGACGATCTGCACCTGGCGCGAGGCCGAGCGGGTGCTGGCCGGGTACACCGATGGCCGTGCCGACGAGGGCCCGACCGGCGGCAAGGCCACGCTGGCCGGCCTCCGCCTGGCCCGCGAGCGCAACTGGTCGGCCCCGAACGGCTCCGAGACCCCGAAGGAGGGCTGA
- a CDS encoding geranylgeranyl reductase family protein: MSESVPSGQQAETADVIVVGAGPAGSAAAYHLANAGLDVLLLEKTAFPREKVCGDGLTPRGTKQLINMGIDISEEAGWIRNYGLRIQGAGHQLQLDWPDLASHPNYGLTRNRMDFDEMLARQAEKAGARLRERTNVTGPILDAKGDIVGVTAKPVDDNGRRAGGDVEYRAPLVMAADGNSSRLSIAMGLHKRDDRPMGVAVRTYFTSPRTDDDYLESWLELWADDPKQPGGRVLLPGYGWIFGMGDGTVNVGLGILNTSDAFGKVDYADLLKQWLKVTPEEWQFRDEFQTIPIRGAALPMGFNRQPHYTRGLMLLGDAGGMVNPFNGEGIPYAMESGAFAAEVAAQALHRQPNQRERALSAYPKALKQEYGGYYTLGRIFVKLIGNPEVMRLCTKYGLPRTTLMKFTLKLLANLTDPRDGDVMDKIINGLTKLAPAA, encoded by the coding sequence ATGAGCGAGAGCGTGCCGAGCGGGCAGCAGGCGGAGACCGCCGATGTGATCGTCGTCGGTGCCGGACCCGCCGGATCGGCAGCGGCGTACCACCTGGCGAACGCCGGACTGGACGTCCTGCTGCTGGAGAAGACCGCGTTCCCGCGGGAGAAGGTGTGCGGCGACGGGCTCACCCCGCGCGGCACCAAGCAGCTCATCAACATGGGCATCGACATCTCCGAAGAGGCCGGCTGGATCCGCAACTACGGCCTCCGGATCCAGGGCGCCGGGCACCAGTTGCAGCTCGACTGGCCGGACCTGGCCAGCCACCCGAACTACGGGCTGACCCGGAACCGGATGGACTTCGACGAGATGCTCGCCCGGCAGGCCGAGAAGGCCGGGGCGCGGCTGCGGGAGCGGACCAACGTGACCGGCCCGATCCTCGACGCCAAGGGCGACATCGTCGGCGTCACCGCGAAGCCGGTGGACGACAACGGCCGCCGGGCCGGCGGCGACGTCGAGTACCGGGCGCCACTGGTGATGGCGGCCGACGGCAACTCGTCCCGGCTGAGCATCGCGATGGGCCTGCACAAGCGCGACGACCGCCCGATGGGTGTCGCCGTACGGACGTACTTCACGAGCCCCCGGACCGACGACGACTACCTCGAGTCGTGGCTGGAACTGTGGGCCGACGACCCGAAGCAGCCCGGTGGCCGCGTGCTGCTTCCCGGCTACGGCTGGATCTTCGGGATGGGCGACGGCACGGTCAACGTCGGCCTCGGCATCCTGAACACCTCGGACGCGTTCGGCAAGGTCGACTACGCCGACCTGCTCAAGCAGTGGCTCAAGGTCACGCCCGAGGAGTGGCAGTTCCGGGACGAGTTCCAGACCATCCCGATCCGGGGCGCCGCACTGCCGATGGGCTTCAACCGGCAGCCGCACTACACCCGCGGCCTGATGCTGCTCGGCGACGCCGGCGGCATGGTCAACCCGTTCAACGGCGAGGGCATCCCGTACGCGATGGAGTCCGGGGCGTTCGCCGCCGAGGTCGCCGCCCAGGCGCTGCACCGGCAGCCGAACCAGCGGGAACGCGCGCTGTCGGCGTACCCGAAGGCGCTGAAGCAGGAGTACGGCGGTTACTACACGCTCGGCCGGATCTTCGTGAAGCTGATCGGAAATCCGGAGGTGATGCGGCTCTGCACGAAGTACGGTCTGCCGCGCACCACCTTGATGAAGTTCACCCTGAAGTTGCTCGCCAACCTCACCGACCCGCGTGACGGGGACGTGATGGACAAGATCATCAACGGCCTCACGAAGCTCGCCCCGGCCGCCTGA
- a CDS encoding NADH-quinone oxidoreductase subunit G: MTIQANPPAGSEVERTDLVTVTIDDIEVKVAKNTLLIRAAEQIGIQIPRFCDHPLLDPVGACRQCLVEITDAGNGRGMPKPQASCTITVADGMVVRTQVSSPVAEKAQHGQMEFLLINHPLDCPVCDKGGECPLQNQAMSNGGGETRFHEIKRTYPKPINISAEVLLDRERCILCARCTRFSEQIAGDPFIALIERGALQQVGIYEKEPFESYFSGNTIQICPVGALTSAAYRFRSRPFDLVSVPSVAEHDSSGAAIRVDHRRGKVMRRLAGDDPQVNEEWISDKDRFAFQYATTGDRLTHPLIREDGELRPASWPEALTFAAEKLTAARGNAAVLTGGRLTVEDAYAYSKFARVALGSNDIDFRARPHSAEEADFLAAAVAGTGLGTTFADLEKAGTVLFVGFEPEEESPSVFLRVRKGVKTHGTKVFTIAAYASRGVEKLDGVVVQASPGTEAAVLADLGNAGEAGAAARAALGADSIIVVGERLAAAPGGYSSALRLALDTGAQLAWIPRRAGDRAALEAGCLPGLLPGGRLVSDPQARVDLQAAWGVDNLPGEPGKDLTEIIANAESLQALVVAGVEIDDLPDPAAALAALEAVPFVVSFEVRNSQVTEYADVVFPVVPPAEKSGTFVNWEGRERPFPVVLQVPTAMPDVRALAALAQEMGNPLGFSTTDGAKREYDELGRWDGDRAQEPTYQAGPALGAFDSTRLATWRMLIDDSRACDGEPHLTATARTPVARVSLTTARRIGVADSDELVVSTDAGSIRLPVVITPMTDNVVWLPTNSADSHVRRSLHADHGSIVTIAGGNA; this comes from the coding sequence ATGACGATCCAAGCGAACCCGCCGGCCGGGTCGGAGGTGGAGCGCACCGATCTGGTGACGGTCACCATCGACGACATCGAGGTCAAGGTTGCCAAGAACACCCTGCTGATCCGGGCCGCGGAGCAGATCGGGATCCAGATCCCGCGGTTCTGCGACCACCCGCTGCTCGACCCGGTCGGCGCCTGCCGGCAGTGCCTGGTCGAGATCACCGACGCCGGGAACGGCCGGGGGATGCCCAAGCCGCAGGCCTCCTGCACGATCACCGTTGCCGACGGCATGGTCGTCCGCACCCAGGTGAGTTCGCCGGTGGCGGAGAAGGCTCAGCACGGGCAGATGGAATTCCTGCTGATCAACCACCCGCTGGACTGCCCGGTCTGCGACAAGGGCGGCGAGTGCCCCCTGCAGAACCAGGCGATGTCGAACGGCGGGGGCGAGACCCGCTTCCACGAGATCAAGCGGACCTACCCGAAGCCGATCAACATCTCGGCCGAGGTGCTGCTGGACCGTGAGCGCTGCATCCTCTGCGCGCGCTGCACCCGCTTCTCCGAGCAGATCGCCGGTGACCCGTTCATCGCGCTGATCGAGCGCGGCGCGCTGCAGCAGGTCGGCATCTACGAGAAGGAGCCCTTCGAGAGCTACTTCTCCGGCAACACGATCCAGATCTGCCCGGTCGGTGCGCTGACGAGTGCGGCGTACCGTTTCCGCTCGCGGCCGTTCGACCTGGTGTCGGTGCCGTCGGTGGCCGAGCACGACTCGTCCGGTGCGGCGATCCGGGTCGACCACCGGCGCGGCAAGGTGATGCGCCGGCTGGCCGGCGACGACCCGCAGGTCAACGAGGAATGGATCTCCGACAAGGACCGGTTCGCGTTCCAGTACGCGACCACCGGTGACCGGCTGACCCACCCGCTGATCCGCGAGGACGGCGAGCTGCGGCCGGCGTCCTGGCCGGAGGCGCTGACCTTCGCCGCCGAGAAGCTGACGGCGGCGCGTGGCAACGCGGCAGTGCTGACCGGCGGCCGGCTGACCGTCGAGGACGCCTACGCGTACTCGAAGTTCGCCCGGGTTGCGCTGGGCAGCAACGACATCGACTTCCGGGCCCGCCCGCACTCCGCGGAGGAGGCCGACTTCCTCGCCGCCGCGGTGGCCGGCACCGGCCTGGGTACGACGTTCGCGGACCTGGAGAAGGCAGGCACTGTCCTGTTCGTCGGGTTCGAGCCCGAGGAAGAGTCGCCGTCGGTCTTCCTCCGGGTGCGCAAGGGCGTGAAGACGCACGGCACCAAGGTGTTCACGATCGCGGCGTACGCGTCTCGCGGTGTGGAGAAGCTCGACGGCGTCGTCGTCCAGGCTTCGCCGGGCACCGAGGCCGCCGTACTCGCGGATCTCGGTAACGCCGGCGAGGCCGGGGCAGCTGCCCGGGCCGCGCTCGGTGCCGACTCGATCATCGTCGTCGGCGAGCGGCTGGCCGCGGCGCCGGGCGGGTACTCGTCGGCGCTCCGGCTCGCGCTCGACACGGGTGCGCAGCTGGCCTGGATCCCGCGGCGTGCGGGCGACCGGGCCGCGCTCGAGGCCGGTTGCCTTCCGGGCCTGCTGCCCGGTGGCCGGCTGGTCAGCGACCCGCAGGCGCGGGTCGACCTGCAGGCCGCCTGGGGTGTGGACAACCTGCCGGGCGAGCCCGGCAAGGACCTGACCGAGATCATCGCCAACGCCGAATCGCTGCAGGCGCTGGTCGTCGCGGGTGTCGAGATCGACGACCTGCCCGACCCGGCCGCCGCGCTCGCCGCGCTGGAGGCCGTGCCGTTCGTGGTCAGCTTCGAGGTTCGCAACTCGCAGGTGACCGAGTACGCCGACGTGGTCTTCCCCGTCGTACCGCCGGCGGAGAAGTCCGGCACCTTCGTGAACTGGGAGGGCCGCGAGCGGCCGTTCCCGGTCGTGCTCCAGGTGCCGACCGCGATGCCGGACGTCCGCGCGCTGGCCGCGCTGGCGCAGGAGATGGGCAACCCGCTCGGCTTCAGCACGACCGACGGCGCCAAGCGCGAGTACGACGAGCTCGGCCGCTGGGACGGCGACCGGGCCCAGGAGCCGACGTACCAGGCCGGTCCGGCCCTGGGCGCGTTCGACTCCACCCGCCTCGCGACGTGGCGGATGCTGATCGACGACAGCCGCGCCTGCGACGGTGAGCCGCACCTGACCGCGACCGCGCGGACGCCGGTCGCCCGGGTCTCGCTGACCACCGCGCGCCGGATCGGTGTCGCCGACTCCGATGAGCTGGTGGTGAGCACCGACGCCGGGAGCATCCGGCTGCCGGTCGTCATCACCCCGATGACCGACAACGTGGTCTGGCTGCCGACCAACTCGGCCGACTCCCACGTCCGCCGGTCGTTGCACGCAGACCATGGCTCGATCGTGACGATCGCCGGAGGGAACGCATGA
- a CDS encoding NuoB/complex I 20 kDa subunit family protein, whose protein sequence is MGLEEQLPAGVLLSTVEGLLGYMRKASLWPATFGLACCAIEMMTTGAPRYDAARFGMEVFRASPRQADLMIVAGRVSQKMAPVLRQIYDQMPGPKWVLAMGVCASSGGMFNNYAIVQGVDHVVPVDMYLPGCPPRPEMLLDAFLKIHDQIQHMKLGAHKKALETELEAAALTAAPTIEMKGLLR, encoded by the coding sequence ATGGGTCTTGAGGAACAGCTTCCGGCCGGCGTCCTGCTGAGCACCGTCGAAGGACTGCTCGGCTACATGCGCAAGGCCTCGTTGTGGCCGGCAACCTTCGGGCTGGCCTGCTGCGCCATCGAGATGATGACCACCGGCGCCCCGCGGTACGACGCCGCGCGGTTCGGCATGGAGGTCTTCCGGGCCTCGCCGCGACAGGCCGACCTGATGATCGTGGCCGGCCGGGTGAGCCAGAAGATGGCTCCGGTGCTGCGCCAGATCTACGACCAGATGCCCGGCCCGAAGTGGGTGCTGGCGATGGGCGTGTGCGCGTCGTCGGGCGGCATGTTCAACAACTACGCGATCGTGCAGGGCGTGGACCACGTCGTACCGGTCGACATGTACCTGCCCGGCTGCCCGCCGCGGCCGGAGATGTTGCTGGACGCGTTCCTGAAGATCCACGACCAGATCCAGCACATGAAGCTCGGCGCGCACAAGAAGGCGCTGGAGACCGAGCTGGAGGCCGCGGCCCTGACCGCCGCCCCGACGATCGAGATGAAGGGTCTGTTGCGGTGA
- a CDS encoding NADH-quinone oxidoreductase subunit C — protein MSDSQPENLPATSAAGDAQTPEAEVIEQREGMFGVRGTGDTSGFGGLRRQVALPGGTPKPYGSWFDGAVDRLEGLAADGAIEKVVVDRGELTLHIKRENLLEVSRHLRDDEALRFEFCSGVSGVHYPEETGRELHAVYHFLSITHNRRIRLEVSAPDADPHIPSIVSVYPANDWHERETWDFFGIVFDGHPALTRIQMPDDWPGHPQRKDYPLGGIDVEYKGAVIPPPDTRRSYN, from the coding sequence GTGAGTGATTCGCAGCCGGAGAACTTGCCGGCGACTTCTGCCGCTGGTGACGCGCAGACTCCGGAGGCCGAGGTCATCGAGCAGCGCGAGGGCATGTTCGGTGTCCGCGGTACCGGTGACACCTCCGGCTTCGGTGGCCTGCGTCGTCAGGTCGCGCTGCCGGGCGGTACGCCGAAGCCGTACGGCTCCTGGTTCGACGGTGCGGTGGACCGGCTGGAAGGCCTGGCCGCCGACGGGGCGATCGAGAAGGTCGTCGTCGACCGCGGCGAGCTGACGCTGCACATCAAGCGCGAGAACCTGCTCGAGGTGAGCCGGCACCTGCGTGACGACGAGGCACTACGGTTCGAGTTCTGCTCCGGCGTCAGCGGTGTGCACTACCCGGAAGAGACCGGCCGCGAGCTGCACGCCGTCTACCACTTCCTGTCGATCACCCACAACCGGCGGATCCGGCTGGAGGTGTCGGCGCCCGACGCCGACCCGCACATCCCGTCGATCGTCTCGGTCTACCCGGCCAACGACTGGCACGAGCGGGAAACCTGGGACTTCTTCGGCATCGTCTTCGACGGACACCCGGCCCTGACCCGCATCCAGATGCCCGACGACTGGCCGGGTCACCCGCAGCGCAAGGATTACCCGCTCGGCGGTATCGACGTCGAGTACAAGGGCGCTGTCATCCCACCGCCCGACACGCGGAGGTCGTACAACTAA
- a CDS encoding isochorismate synthase has translation MSASPGSRAALATRGPAPQLVVRSQAVDGVSQHLLDHLPDEGGLAWVRRGDGHVGWGVAARLDVAGGNRFQEAMTWWQELTSAAVVRDEVGVPGSGLICFGSFGFTDQDPGELVVPDVIVGRRGDTTWVTTVSPASSLGGPPELVVHEPSPVYDVTFADGARTGTDWSSIVADAVRRITAGELDKVVLARDLIAIAAQPIDLRWPLHRLATAYPNCWTFSVDGLIGATPELLVRREKGLITSRVLAGTIRRTGDDEHDLALAASLARSSKDLEEHEFAVRSVAEALEPHCTSMNVPETPFVLHLPNVMHLATDVAGVANNGASALGLAAALHPSAAVCGTPTPVARDLIGEIEGMHRGRFSGPVGWMDAAGDGEWCIALRCGQADPEEPRRMRLFAGAGIVAGSDPDAELAETNAKLVPMRDALGD, from the coding sequence GTGAGTGCATCTCCAGGTAGCCGTGCGGCCCTCGCGACCCGAGGCCCCGCACCGCAGTTGGTGGTTCGCAGCCAGGCGGTGGACGGGGTCTCGCAGCATCTGCTGGACCATCTGCCGGACGAGGGCGGACTCGCGTGGGTACGGCGGGGCGACGGCCACGTCGGCTGGGGCGTCGCCGCCCGGCTGGACGTTGCTGGTGGCAACCGCTTCCAGGAGGCCATGACCTGGTGGCAGGAGCTGACGTCGGCCGCGGTGGTCCGCGACGAGGTCGGCGTACCGGGCTCCGGGTTGATCTGCTTCGGGTCGTTCGGGTTCACCGACCAGGATCCGGGTGAGCTGGTGGTCCCTGACGTGATCGTCGGCCGCCGCGGCGACACCACCTGGGTGACGACAGTCTCGCCGGCGAGTTCGCTGGGCGGGCCGCCCGAGCTGGTCGTCCACGAGCCGTCTCCGGTGTACGACGTGACCTTCGCGGACGGCGCGCGGACCGGGACGGACTGGTCGAGCATCGTCGCCGACGCGGTCCGCCGGATCACCGCCGGCGAGCTCGACAAGGTGGTGCTGGCCCGCGACCTGATCGCGATCGCCGCGCAGCCGATCGATCTGCGCTGGCCGCTGCACCGGCTCGCGACGGCGTACCCGAACTGCTGGACGTTCTCCGTCGACGGCCTGATCGGCGCCACCCCGGAGCTGCTGGTACGCCGGGAGAAGGGCCTGATCACGTCCCGCGTGCTGGCCGGGACCATCCGCCGTACCGGCGACGACGAGCACGACCTGGCGCTGGCCGCGTCGCTGGCCCGGTCGTCGAAGGACCTCGAGGAGCACGAGTTCGCGGTCCGCTCGGTGGCCGAGGCGCTCGAGCCGCACTGTACGTCGATGAACGTGCCGGAGACCCCGTTCGTGCTGCACCTGCCGAACGTGATGCACCTGGCCACCGACGTCGCCGGCGTCGCGAACAACGGAGCGTCCGCGCTCGGACTGGCTGCCGCCCTGCACCCGTCCGCGGCCGTCTGCGGTACGCCGACGCCGGTCGCGCGGGACCTGATCGGTGAGATCGAGGGCATGCACCGCGGCCGGTTCAGCGGACCGGTCGGATGGATGGACGCGGCCGGCGACGGCGAGTGGTGCATCGCGCTGCGCTGCGGCCAGGCAGACCCGGAGGAGCCGCGCCGGATGCGCCTGTTCGCGGGGGCCGGCATCGTCGCGGGTTCCGACCCGGACGCCGAACTGGCCGAAACGAACGCCAAGCTGGTGCCGATGAGAGACGCGTTGGGAGACTGA
- a CDS encoding NADH-quinone oxidoreductase subunit A has translation MHPYTPILALGVLAALFVAGSITVSALVGPKRYNRARLDSYECGIEPTPQPVGGGRFPVKYYITAMLFIVFDIEIIFLYPWAVAFDQMALFGLIEMVIFIVTVFVAYAYVWRRGGLEWD, from the coding sequence ATGCACCCCTATACACCGATTCTCGCTCTCGGTGTGCTCGCGGCGCTCTTCGTCGCAGGCAGCATCACCGTTAGCGCGCTGGTCGGCCCGAAGCGTTACAACCGGGCCCGGCTGGACTCCTACGAGTGCGGCATCGAGCCCACTCCGCAGCCGGTCGGCGGTGGGCGCTTCCCGGTGAAGTACTACATCACCGCGATGCTGTTCATCGTGTTCGACATCGAGATCATCTTCCTCTACCCGTGGGCGGTGGCCTTCGACCAGATGGCGCTGTTCGGGCTGATCGAGATGGTCATCTTCATCGTCACCGTCTTCGTCGCGTACGCCTATGTGTGGCGCCGCGGCGGACTGGAGTGGGACTGA